One region of Fragaria vesca subsp. vesca linkage group LG4, FraVesHawaii_1.0, whole genome shotgun sequence genomic DNA includes:
- the LOC101314455 gene encoding 26S proteasome non-ATPase regulatory subunit 1-like, whose amino-acid sequence MTTLVSSAGGLLAMLNESRPELKLYALSNLNKLVDGFWPEISTSVPIIESLYEDEEFGQHQRQLAALLVSKVFYYLGELNDSLSYALGAGSLFDVSEDSYYIHTLLAKAIDEYASLKSKAAESNAEAANVDPRLEAIVERMLNKCILDGKYQQAMGIAIECRRLDKLEEAIIKSDNVQGTLSYCINVSHSYINLREYRREVLRLLVRVYQNLPSPDYLSICQCLMFLGEPEGVATILEKLLRSDNKEDALLAFQIAFDLVENEHQAFLLNVRNRLSAPKTQTSEPVQPESTEAAQNEGSAPGDVQMTDGSSSTSVAVPEDPTEVMYSERLTKIKGILSGETSIKLTLQFLYSHNKSDLLILKTIKQSVEMRNSVCHSATIYANAIMHAGTTVDTFLRENLDWLSRATNWAKFSATAGLGVIHRGHLQQGRSLMAPYLPQGGAGGGGSPYSEGGALYALGLIHANHGEGIKQFLRDSLRSTNVEVIQHGACLGLGLSALGTADEEIYDDIKSVLYTDSAVAGEAAGISMGLLMVGTASEKASEMLTYAHETSHEKIIRGLALGIALTVYGREEEADTLIEQMTRDQDPILRYGGMYALALAYSGTANNKAIRQLLHFAVSDVSDDVRRTAVLALGFVLYSEPEQTPRIVSLLSESYNPHVRYGAALAVGISCAGTGLSEAISLLEPLTSDVVDFVRQGALIAMAMVMVQISEASDSRVGAFRRQLEKIILDKHEDTMSKMGAILASGILDAGGRNVTIRLLSKTKHDKVTAVVGLAVFSQFWYWYPLIYFLSLAFSPTAFIGLNYDLKVPKFQFMSFAKPSLFEYPKPTTVATTTSAVKLPTAVLSTSAKATKARAKKEAADQKANPEKTNPGAESSSGKGKSSSEKDGDSMQVDGTTEKKSEPERSEPAFEFLTNPARVVPAQEEYIKFLEESRYVPVKLEPSGFVLLRDQRPTEPEVLSLTDTPSSTASAAGGPATGQSGSASAMAVDEEPQPPQPFEYTV is encoded by the exons AGAAAGTTTGTATGAAGATGAAGAGTTTGGTCAGCATCAAAGACAACTGGCTGCATTGCTTGTTTCCAAG GTTTTCTACTATTTGGGTGAACTTAATGACTCACTGTCCTATGCCCTTGGAGCTGGTTCGTTATTTGATGTGTCAGAGGATTCTTATTACATTCATACTCTTCTTG CTAAAGCTATTGATGAGTATGCCAGTCTTAAGTCTAAGGCAGCAGAATCAAATGCTGAAGCAGCAAATGTTGATCCTAGGTTGGAGGCTATTGTGGAGAGAATGCTGAATAA GTGTATCCTTGATGGGAAATACCAACAAGCTATGGGGATTGCAATTGAATGTCGAAGACTGGATAAACTTGAGGAAGCAATCATAAAGAGTGATAATGTTCAAGGAACCCTGTCATATTGCATCAATGTCTCTCACTCGTATATTAATCTTAGAGAATATAGACGTGAG GTGCTTCGTCTTCTTGTCAGAGTGTATCAAAATCTGCCTTCTCCAGATTACTTGAGCATTTGCCAGTGTCTCATGTTCTTGGGTGAACCAGAAGGTGTTGCAACCATATTGGAAAAGCTCCTGCGCTCTGATAACAAGGAAGATGCACTATTGGCGTTTCAAATAGCCTTTGACCTTGTTGAGAATGAGCACCAAGCTTTTCTCTTAAATGTAAGAAATCGCCTTTCAGCTCCCAAGACTCAAACTTCAGAGCCAGTGCAACCAGAATCCACTGAAGCTGCACAAAATGAAGGTTCTGCTCCGGGGGATGTTCAAATGACAGATGGAAGTTCTAGTACCAGTGTGGCTGTGCCTGAAGATCCAACTGAAGTGATGTATTCTGAGCGACTGACAAAAATCAAAGGAATTTTATCTGGAGAGACGTCGATAAAGTTGACTTTACAGTTTCTGTACAGCCATAACAA GTCTGATCTGCTCATTCTGAAGACAATAAAGCAGTCTGTTGAGATGAGAAATAGTGTATGCCATAGTGCGACGATTTATGCTAATGCAATTATGCATGCTGGAACAACTGTGGATACATTTCTGAGGGAAAATCTG GACTGGTTAAGCAGGGCCACTAATTGGGCAAAATTCAGCGCAACAGCTGGGCTAGGTGTTATTCACAGAGGCCACTTGCAGCAAGGAAGATCTCTGATGGCACCTTACTTGCCTCAGGGAGGGGCTGGTGGTGGTGGAAGTCCATACTCAGAAGGTGGTGCTCTGTATGCTCTGGGACTTATTCATGCCAACCATGGCGAGGGCATCAAACAGTTCCTTCGTGATAGCCTACGTAGTACTAATGTGGAG GTTATTCAACATGGGGCGTGCTTGGGTCTTGGTTTGTCAGCTTTAGGAACTGCTGATGAAGAGATTTATGATGACATTAAAAGTGTGCTCTATACTGACAGTGCCGTTGCTGGTGAAGCAGCTGGTATTAGTATGGGTTTACTTATGGTTGGAACTGCAAGTGAGAAGGCTAGTGAGATGCTTACTTATGCACATGAGACATCACACGAAAAGATCATCAG AGGGTTGGCATTAGGGATTGCCCTGACGGTATATGGAAGAGAAGAGGAAGCAGACACACTCATTGAACAGATGACAAGAGATCAAGACCCCATACTGCGTTATGGTGGTATGTATGCATTAGCATTGGCCTATAGCGGGACAGCAAACAACAAAGCTATTCGCCAGCTGCTGCATTTTGCTGTGTCAGATGTGAGTGATGATGTTAGAAGAACTGCTGTTCTAGCCCTTGGTTTTGTCTTGTATTCTGAGCCAGAGCAG ACGCCTCGCATTGTCTCCCTGCTATCTGAGTCCTACAACCCACATGTTCGATATGGTGCTGCTCTTGCAGTAGGAATTTCTTGTGCTGGTACTGGCTTGAGCGAGGCCATCTCTTTGTTAGAGCCTCTGACTTCAGATGTTGTTGATTTTGTGCGCCAAGGTGCCCTCATTGCAATGGCTATGGTCATGGTCCAGATTAGTGAAGCTAGTGATTCTCGTGTTGGAGCTTTTAG GCGGCAATTGGAGAAAATCATTCTTGATAAGCATGAGGATACCATGAGCAAAATGGGAGCAATCTTGGCCTCTGGAATTCTTGATGCTGGTGGAAGGAATGTGACAATTAGACTTCTTTCCAAAACAAAACATGACAAGGTCACTGCAGTGGTTGGCCTTGCTGTTTTCAGTCAGTTTTGGTACTGGTATCCCCTCATATATTTCTTGAGTTTGGCATTCTCACCAACAGCTTTCATAGGACTGAACTATGACCTTAAAGTTCCGAAGTTTCAGTTCATGTCATTTGCAAAACCTTCTCTGTTTGAATATCCTAAACCGACAACTGTGGCAACCACTACATCAGCTGTGAAACTCCCCACTGCTGTTCTGTCAACATCAGCAAAGGCCACTAAAGCTAGGGCCAAGAAAGAAGCTGCAGATCAGAAGGCAAATCCTGAGAAGACAAATCCTGGGGCAGAGAGTTCTTCCGGAAAAGGAAAATCATCTAGTGAGAAAGATGGGGATTCGATGCAG GTTGATGGTACTACAGAGAAGAAATCAGAACCTGAGCGCAGTGAACCTGCTTTTGAGTTTTTGACCAACCCAGCTAGGGTGGTTCCTGCTCAGGAGGAATACATCAAATTTCTCGAAGAAAGCAGATATGTGCCCGTCAAGCTAGAACCTTCAGGATTTGTTCTCTTGAGAGACCAGAGACCTACTGAACCAGAAGTGCTCTCACTTACGGACACACCCTCTTCCACTGCCTCAGCTGCTGGTGGACCAGCAACTGGACAGTCAGGATCTGCATCAGCCATGGCAGTTGATGAAGAACCTCAACCTCCTCAGCCGTTTGAGTACACCGTGTGA
- the LOC101299078 gene encoding uncharacterized protein LOC101299078, translated as MLPDRWRRRLDLDAAGSSTSYRFRRLSYINNAGPRLIISYGRSRELLIYLFSASISSPDSSSLSPPIFKVLCLIIVVVAFENHVNLDIEASLNQEIILLTKKYVK; from the exons ATGTTGCCAGATCGATGGCGACGACGCCTAGATCTCGACGCCGCTGGATCGTCGACGTCGTATCGGTTCCGTCGTCTCTCATACATCAACAACGCTGGGCCCAGACTCATCATTAGCTATGGTCGGAGTCGGGAGCTCCTCATCTATCTCTTCTCTGCTTCAATTTCTTCGCCAGACTCCTCCTCATTATCTCCTCCCATTTTTAA AGTTCTTTGCCTTATAATTGTGGTAGTAGCTTTCGAAAATCATGTAAATTTGGATATTGAAGCCTCTCTTAACCAAGAGATCATTCTACTAACCAAGAAATATGTGAAATGA